The Bacillus oleivorans sequence TAAAAGTCGATTTGTGTGACCTACCCCTTAATGTGCTAACGTATTTGGGGGCAGGTCGCTCATGGGTTTACTTATTTAATTATCAACCGAAACGCTTTCACAACAATTCCATCATTAGCCGGCACAAAATCGTATTGCGGCAAACGTTCAAAGCCCATTCTTGAATAGAGGCTGATTGCATTTTTCATAAATTCGCCAGTATGAAGTCCGATAGCATATAAGTCTTTAGCTTTCGTTCTTTTTATACACTCCGAAATGAGAGAGGTGGCTACTCCTTTTCCTTGGGCATCGGGGGCAACCGCGAGCATCCTTATTTCTGGGTAATCCAGTTCCTCTACATACCCATCGTATGCATCCATTTTTGGAGGAAATAATGCAACACTGCCGACAATCTGACCATTTAGTTCCGCAACAATCACCTCAACATTTGGCTCCGTATCTGCAGTTGAAAGGATTGCCTTCTTAA is a genomic window containing:
- a CDS encoding GNAT family N-acetyltransferase, whose amino-acid sequence is MLKIRDALNEEMEFIRKQRVAAYHEHAQVIPADHWNALKKAILSTADTEPNVEVIVAELNGQIVGSVALFPPKMDAYDGYVEELDYPEIRMLAVAPDAQGKGVATSLISECIKRTKAKDLYAIGLHTGEFMKNAISLYSRMGFERLPQYDFVPANDGIVVKAFRLIIK